A region of Paenibacillus sp. 37 DNA encodes the following proteins:
- a CDS encoding beta-mannosidase, with translation MKIHSSSQDLSGQWKIQHFEVGEKRAMDVAAAALDDRFWIGAEVPGDVHAALIERSIIDPPYYGHNDAKSRWIEQKEWWYRTTFNLMRDTESEEHFELVFEGLDTFATVYVNGHEVGKTANMLMSHTFNVTSLVRSGWNAIAVKFDPLHLHHRDKETFDWSSYTKERPWLRKAAMNFGWDWGPRMVTVGIWGAVRLDKRTIAKLENVYARTESVSTELAVLHVTADVKSVLSYRSRQKREQAVVATCNVRLLDRSGHEVACATELPLEGYKADTTLNVTSPQLWWTHDLGEPYLYTLEVTLYADGVEVDRYSEPYGLRTIELALHNERGEDTFTFILNGVKVYAKGANWIPADHLIGAIPNSRYRELVELSVEGHMNMLRVWAGGIYEKDVFYDECDRQGVLVWQDFAFANALFPDFNRDFMDNVRQEVENNVLRLRNRASLALWCGNNEIDWLYDMKSASGDITSPFYGELIYHELIPEVLDRLDLSRPYWPSSPFGDSNGQDENDPDVGDRHNWQVWHGSVYPRKHGEPPLLDYSIEGVTFKNYKKDHALFSSEFGMHASANRYTLEKNMPAGQFYWGSPEMAYRNKDTNHQKGILLMEGYTGIPQNIEEYMNYSMLTQAEGLRYGIEHFRRINHRNSGALVWQLNDSWPGTSWSMIDYELLPKASFYYGKIFFHPVLLSLEHEPGEPLALWVVNDTRDVLKGELRLNVYALSGGKIYSSSHAVEVTSQSSLCIAELTEVEVLQGRRAEEVMVELVSEGFAAPSNRYFLRDPKDVTLPESQLSVHVNEEEQSVTVTASGAIARLVKLELPLGRVRFSDNYFDLLPGESRTVRLRHPEQTSLPLTELRVSAMNGREG, from the coding sequence ATGAAGATCCATAGTTCAAGTCAGGATTTATCGGGACAATGGAAAATACAGCATTTTGAAGTTGGAGAGAAACGGGCAATGGATGTGGCAGCTGCTGCGCTGGATGACCGTTTTTGGATCGGGGCTGAAGTGCCTGGGGATGTACATGCTGCACTTATTGAGCGCAGTATCATTGATCCGCCCTATTACGGACATAATGATGCCAAAAGTCGCTGGATTGAACAAAAGGAATGGTGGTACCGCACAACCTTCAATCTGATGAGAGATACAGAGAGCGAGGAGCACTTTGAATTGGTGTTCGAAGGATTGGATACGTTTGCAACGGTTTACGTGAACGGCCATGAGGTCGGGAAAACGGCCAATATGCTCATGTCACATACGTTTAATGTAACGTCACTGGTACGGAGCGGCTGGAATGCGATTGCGGTCAAGTTTGATCCGCTTCATCTGCATCACCGGGACAAAGAAACCTTCGACTGGTCCTCGTATACGAAGGAACGGCCATGGCTGCGCAAAGCAGCGATGAACTTTGGCTGGGACTGGGGTCCACGTATGGTTACAGTGGGGATCTGGGGAGCGGTAAGGCTGGATAAACGAACAATCGCCAAGCTGGAGAATGTTTATGCTCGTACGGAATCAGTCAGTACAGAGCTGGCTGTCTTACATGTCACGGCGGATGTGAAGTCGGTCTTGTCTTACCGTAGCAGACAGAAACGTGAGCAGGCTGTGGTTGCGACCTGTAATGTTCGTCTGTTGGATCGAAGCGGACACGAGGTGGCATGTGCCACTGAACTACCTCTAGAAGGTTATAAGGCAGATACCACATTAAACGTTACGTCACCTCAGTTATGGTGGACTCATGATCTGGGTGAGCCGTATCTGTATACACTGGAGGTTACATTATACGCAGATGGCGTTGAGGTGGATCGTTATAGCGAGCCCTATGGGTTACGAACGATTGAGCTGGCTCTTCACAATGAACGGGGTGAAGATACATTTACGTTTATTCTGAACGGAGTCAAAGTATATGCCAAGGGTGCCAACTGGATTCCGGCTGATCATCTGATTGGTGCCATCCCAAATTCCCGGTATCGTGAGCTTGTCGAGCTGTCGGTGGAAGGGCATATGAACATGTTGCGTGTCTGGGCTGGTGGTATATATGAGAAGGATGTCTTCTACGATGAGTGTGATCGGCAAGGAGTGTTGGTGTGGCAGGATTTTGCATTCGCGAACGCACTGTTCCCGGATTTCAATCGTGATTTCATGGACAATGTACGGCAAGAGGTAGAAAACAATGTCCTGCGCCTGCGTAACCGTGCCTCGCTTGCCCTCTGGTGTGGGAATAATGAAATAGATTGGCTCTATGATATGAAGTCTGCAAGTGGAGATATTACCAGTCCGTTCTACGGCGAACTTATCTATCATGAACTGATCCCTGAAGTGCTGGATCGCTTGGATCTGTCCCGTCCGTACTGGCCTTCTTCGCCGTTCGGGGATAGTAATGGTCAGGACGAGAATGATCCCGATGTCGGGGATCGTCACAACTGGCAGGTATGGCATGGCTCGGTCTATCCAAGGAAGCATGGAGAGCCGCCGTTGCTGGACTATAGTATTGAAGGTGTGACGTTCAAAAATTACAAAAAGGATCATGCGCTTTTCAGCAGTGAATTTGGTATGCATGCCTCGGCCAATCGTTACACGCTGGAGAAAAATATGCCCGCAGGGCAGTTTTACTGGGGCAGTCCGGAGATGGCCTACCGTAACAAGGATACCAATCACCAGAAAGGTATTCTGCTGATGGAGGGTTATACAGGCATTCCGCAAAATATAGAAGAGTACATGAACTATTCCATGCTGACACAGGCAGAAGGTTTGCGTTACGGGATCGAACATTTCCGGCGCATCAATCACCGTAACAGCGGTGCGCTCGTGTGGCAACTGAATGATAGCTGGCCGGGTACAAGCTGGTCCATGATCGACTATGAACTGCTGCCGAAGGCATCCTTTTATTACGGGAAAATATTCTTTCATCCTGTCCTGTTGTCACTGGAGCATGAGCCGGGTGAACCGCTTGCGTTGTGGGTTGTGAACGATACACGTGACGTCTTAAAAGGGGAGCTTCGACTTAATGTCTATGCATTGAGTGGAGGGAAGATCTACTCCAGCTCACATGCTGTTGAAGTAACATCCCAATCCTCACTGTGTATTGCCGAATTAACTGAAGTAGAGGTGTTACAGGGCAGACGTGCGGAGGAAGTAATGGTTGAGTTGGTATCCGAAGGATTTGCAGCGCCGAGCAATCGGTACTTCTTGCGTGATCCTAAGGATGTGACATTGCCAGAGTCACAATTGAGTGTACATGTGAATGAAGAGGAACAGTCTGTAACGGTTACGGCCAGTGGTGCGATTGCACGATTGGTGAAGCTGGAGCTTCCCCTTGGGCGTGTCCGATTCAGTGACAATTATTTTGATCTGCTCCCCGGTGAGAGCCGAACAGTAAGACTTCGTCATCCAGAGCAAACATCTCTGCCACTGACAGAACTTCGGGTCAGTGCCATGAACGGCAGAGAAGGATAA